The genomic DNA GTCCATGTCGCCTTCGGCTTCGTTGAAGAACTCGTCAATGACCTTGTTGATCTGGATGAGCGCGTCATGCACGGACATTTTGGAGCCGTCCGCCTCGATGATGCCGGAGTATCGGGAGAACACTGCCATGCCGGGACCGATGGCGGCTTGCGCCAAGTCCACCGGGGCGATGGGTGAAGCGCCCTTTTTCCCGCCAATCATGGCTTCAAGGGCTTCGGGTAGCTCTTCCTTGAGTTCGCGGAGGAACTGACGGCGGGGGATTGAAGGAGCGCTTTCATCTCTCTTGCGGCAGACGAGGACAATGGAGGAGGCAAGGACGTTTGTGCCTGAACCTATCATCCGGTTGCCAAGTTCTGTCCGCATTGGCCAAGTTCCTGCAATCAGATAGCCAGACTGGATGACCGCTTCGAGAAAAGACTCCCATCCGGTGGAAGATGTTCCGGTGCTTTGTGTGTCAGATTGCTTGAACGCATAGTAGATGGTGGTTGGATAGGCTTCATGTGAACGTTGCACCAGGTTGGCCATAGCTTGTTTCATGCCGTTCATGAAATATCGTTCAGCATTATCCTTGCCGTCGTGCCTGTAAGGAGATGCCACAAGCTCCTCAGCTTTCGGGACAGCAATGGTTGAAAACAAAACTGGGAAGTACGCGCTAAGTGCTCGACGCACCCAAACATAAAAAAAGTCAGAAAGGTCAGCGTAACCGATGTTGTCATAATATGGTGGGTCAGTTGATACTATTTTATCGTGACTTGTTTTTTGATTTTGAGCATTTTCTTGGTCAGCATAACCATAATTTTTACTCGGTAAATTCTTTAGCACTTCACATGCCCAGTAAATTCCGCCTAAATAATTTCCTGTTGACTCGGATATAGGGTTAGCTTCAACAAAGTCCCAAGTCATTGGAATTGCCTGTCTTGCGAAAACATTGCGTATACTGCTTCTTGAAGAATCCCAACTGCATATTGAACACCCACGATCAACTATTTTATTTACAGCAAACGCCAAATACACCGCCACCGCATCCCCATACGCCGTGGCTCCAGTTCCACCTGCATCCAATCCAACACCGTCATCATGCCAGCCGGTGCGTTTTGCGTCGGCAATGACGCGCTCTCGGGCCTCCTGCACCAGGTCTGAAAAGGTGTTCAGTGCAACAAGCTGGCGTGGGGTGAAAAGGTCGCCGAAGGTGGTTAGACCATAGTTTGGTGTTTTAAAATCTCTCGGGTTGTCGGGTAGCTTTGCCTCAGGTTTCCAAGAAGGTTCCGCTGAATGTGCAATGCGTTCCATTTCGGATGTAGGACTTAAATATATGCGTCCACGATCCCCCTCAGCAACTACTGCCATGAGTCGTGAACTCATCCGACCAGCTTTACCTTCAGTCCGTATATGATTGTAATCTACTGGAACACTTGAAAGGAGACACACAAAGGCTTTACGTTTTCCGGCAGTTGTGCCCTTTTTGACAGCCACCACATCCTGGGGCTTCCCAACTCGCACCTCGAAACGATAGCTGTCCCCTTCAACAACAGGCTCCACATAAGCTTCCTTGCCCTTCTTTGTGGAGAGCATGAAATTCGACACCAGCGGTACGTCCACATGGGCATAAGCTGGGTTGGGGCTCTTCACTGTCCTGGCCCACAGCCAGGCGATGACAGTCAATTCCCGTCCCACATATCCTTCCAGGTCGGGACGTTCCTTTGCCATGTCTTTTGTGATCTTGACCTTGTGGTAGAGATGCCCAATGCGCTTTTCCGCCTCCTTGCGCATCCAATGCCCATACCGCCTGACATCTTTAGCCAGACCCTTTGCCCCAGTCCAGCCGCCTTCGCCTCTGGTGTCTGCCTGCTCCCCGTCGGGAATGGGACCAACAGGCGCTTTGCCTGCGAACTTGGGCGGAATCTCGATCATGGCCTTGTTGATCATCACCGCCACCGGATTCAAGTCAGACGCATACGCCTCCAGGCCCAGCCGCTGCGCCTCAAGGGGGATGGCCCCGCCTCCAGCAAAGGGATCATGGAAGGCAGGCAGTTTGTCGGGATCGAATCCAGGCTTGCCCTTGTTCAGCTCGCACGTCTCCCGCCAAGACTTCCTGATCTCCTCTCTGGCAATTTCCAGAAGTTCTTCGTTGTTGGTGTTCTCCCACTTGACCAGTTCACGGATGATGGCAAACAGCCTTTCGCGTTCCTTTTGCGCGTCTTCCTTGGTCTGCCCCGGATACTTGCCCCATCCGCGCTCTCCGCCAGGATCATTCACCAGCTGGGCAAAAAGCACAGCCCGAGCAGCAGCCAACGGACGCCGCGCCCACCAGAGATGCAACGTGGAGGGGTGACCATGACGGATGGACTTCTCACGAGCCGCCGCCGCATTGATATCATCAAGAGGAAGAGCAACTTCGATCAGTTTCTTAGGGGCTTTTACCATTTGGTTTCTCGCTATACTGCTTCTGCTCGTTGGAGCAGGTCGTTCAAGTCGTAATTCACACTCGCCACCCCCCAATCCGGTTCCGAATTGAAGGGCTTGCGCACATAGTGGGGGCCATCGACGTTGTCGTTCTCGTCCACGAACACCACCGCCAGCAGGAACTTGTCCTCCTGGTTCAGGGCGTACATGATCTCGTTGCGGGTCACGGTGATGGTGCTCATGCCCTTGGCCCTTCCCTTGACCTCGATATGGCGGTCGAT from Oceanidesulfovibrio indonesiensis includes the following:
- a CDS encoding DUF1156 domain-containing protein, whose product is MVKAPKKLIEVALPLDDINAAAAREKSIRHGHPSTLHLWWARRPLAAARAVLFAQLVNDPGGERGWGKYPGQTKEDAQKERERLFAIIRELVKWENTNNEELLEIAREEIRKSWRETCELNKGKPGFDPDKLPAFHDPFAGGGAIPLEAQRLGLEAYASDLNPVAVMINKAMIEIPPKFAGKAPVGPIPDGEQADTRGEGGWTGAKGLAKDVRRYGHWMRKEAEKRIGHLYHKVKITKDMAKERPDLEGYVGRELTVIAWLWARTVKSPNPAYAHVDVPLVSNFMLSTKKGKEAYVEPVVEGDSYRFEVRVGKPQDVVAVKKGTTAGKRKAFVCLLSSVPVDYNHIRTEGKAGRMSSRLMAVVAEGDRGRIYLSPTSEMERIAHSAEPSWKPEAKLPDNPRDFKTPNYGLTTFGDLFTPRQLVALNTFSDLVQEARERVIADAKRTGWHDDGVGLDAGGTGATAYGDAVAVYLAFAVNKIVDRGCSICSWDSSRSSIRNVFARQAIPMTWDFVEANPISESTGNYLGGIYWACEVLKNLPSKNYGYADQENAQNQKTSHDKIVSTDPPYYDNIGYADLSDFFYVWVRRALSAYFPVLFSTIAVPKAEELVASPYRHDGKDNAERYFMNGMKQAMANLVQRSHEAYPTTIYYAFKQSDTQSTGTSSTGWESFLEAVIQSGYLIAGTWPMRTELGNRMIGSGTNVLASSIVLVCRKRDESAPSIPRRQFLRELKEELPEALEAMIGGKKGASPIAPVDLAQAAIGPGMAVFSRYSGIIEADGSKMSVHDALIQINKVIDEFFNEAEGDMDSDTRFCIDWFMQYGFKQAEYGQADVLARAKGTTVEGLAVAGVVETGGGKVRLLKFEEYPENWDPEKDTRTPTWEALHQLIRALRSGGEAEAGLLLKKMAERTESIRQLAYRLYTLCERKGWAEEARAYNELIASWHGTIEAADQALGKSREAKQLTLDM